gctgcatttttcctgcagtgGACTGTATGTGGTGactactggaacgctgtaaaaaagcataaaaaaatgcacctaaacacactggaacacacatgtcctttatttaaggttaacctccctggcggtatgattatttcggattttaggtgctgaaagcggtaccattattttgcatggaaatttgacgttttatattgtaggtctgtaaatcttaacaataacacacttaaatctgtccaaaccagagtctagtagatatcccgggtatgataaagtttgaaacacaaaaacataaattataatataataaataaaaataaataattaaaaaaaattaaaaaaaatagtaataaaataaatttccccacaattcactatcgctcaattctgcaagtgttctaatttattatcgctgttttctagctggtctaaagccacttttgacgtaaagggacactttttggttgctatggacaatctccagtttccaggcagaaagaacagtgtatatcatgtaaaactgcatgcagggcatgggccagagcactggggacaaaagggatgtgaaatcatttcatacagtactgtaatctgtaagattacagtactgtatgtgttatgattttgacagtttttttaatttgccgccaggctctgcccccgtgcgtcgcgccgctcgcagggaacggagcctggcacggagaggcttcggaggaggatggagccctcggacactgcgggggacatcgcaggatcccggggacaaggtaagtaacgccgccccaggatcctgcaatgcgatcccgagtgtggctcggggttaccgctaatggtactgaattttaaccccgagccacactcgggaaaaccgccagggaggctacgataaAAGAGGGGGAAAACAcgcactggaaagcatcaaaaatgcgcatgcagaaaagcatcttgAACGCGtccagactgtgtttctatggtgcgAACTAAGCCCATGTGACTGAGGGCAAATAAAATACTCTTCAAATCTAATGTGAAATGCACTGCATCAGTGTCTGCTGACCTCTATAATCTGTTTGAAAGGACGCTACCCACTGTAGTATATCTGTGAGGCAGTAGCATTGTCGCTGTAGGACAGGAAGCATTAGAACTGCAGAACACCTCCCCTTCTTCACATGAATTGCAGTAATAGATAGCGGCTGTACATACATTCCAGCACTACATATTGGGATGTATGGAATCCTGAAATTCTGTGTTTGGGGCATACAGCATGAGTAACACTCGTCTGTGCATAGAGCTACAGGATAGGCttgcctggtattgattttgacaggctgctggtaGCGGGCTTTATATCCACCTGTGCCTCCAGGACACAGAAATgctttttttaactgaaaaaaatattttaaatgctgTGTGGACCAACGTGCCTGTGCATGAGACCTTCTTATAACACTAAAATTATACTTCTGGTACACTGCATATTGAAGTTCTTTACAAGTgagctaaatgttttttttttgcatgtttgaaTGCCAATAATAAacaatgaaacattttttttacatttttgttcggATGGAACCATAGCATTTAGTGGAAGGCAGCATAGCGCCACGTTCTAGcatttagtgccagttcacacaagaATGTGGTGTGGGAAAGGTGCATTCTGAGCGGGGGGCTCGCTCGTTCTAGTCCCACtcccagctttttttttcttggccTGCCATgcaccccatgcatttttttttttttttaattttttttatgccagcattctttttttacattcagatgATGGGTTAATGGTTGTTAATGAGACAGCTGGTTTGCTGGCCcatttcttaacaaccagctagttGCTGCTAAATGCCGGCACAGAAAGTGCTATGCCTCGAAACAAAAATGCTTaatatgagcattttttttctggCGCATTTCCCCCACGGTGCTTAAAATGCACTGCCTTTGCAATCTGCTTTAGGTGCCAAtgtctggagttttttttgttttgtttttttgaagctcctagtgtgcatggagccttagttgCTGTTCTTTCTGCAGTTGCTAAAAGCAAAGGGTTAatgtactattaataataatattattattattattcaggatttatatagtgccaagagTTTGCGCAGCACAATTACCATACTGTTCAATACCGAAGgggcaggagggccctgctcatggagcttacattctaacGGGATGGAGgaggtggtacaaaaagtaatacTTTTACCTCACAAATGTCTTTCAATTTGATGTAGTTTGAGaggttagtgttactaaacccaggaccctgcattcactatatctggtctcccacaatacacagaacatgaaaatgcatttcttttagtaaatagaaactataaaccttttctcattagcagtcttGTGCCTGGTAAAGCTTGGAGGAGGAATATTCATACTGCACTggcaggatgcaggacccctgaccctatgtctggacagtgctcattggccctgtgctgatcacctgcactctcccaagaagaaagataactctagcaatacacactcaactgagcatgtgcagcctgactccagtaactgtctAATCCAGACATGATTTTGGaggcaatgcaagaaggggaagatctgtgcatacaggatcaaacagctttttttacacaatgcggaggattaaccccttaggttccacagtgagtataacaagcatgctttactgcatatacagactgatcttactgttgtgagattagtaacactttaaaacaaaaattaataaacgTCTTCAGGGAAAAGTTTATATGATTAACCACCTGCTATCCGCGCTATGGCcggatgacggccacagcgcggacctgctttcccgggaggctgtcatatgacggcctcccctgtgcacgctccctgtgcgccgggcgcgctgtgatcaccgagtcactgagactcggctgatcaccgatccatgtaaggggccggccccttaccatgtgatcagctgtcagccactgacagctgatcacatgatgtaaacaaaggatcggtaattgtttttttttttttttttttctcacgctgacagcgcgagtagaaaaaaagccgatcaccggctcggatgccagggacatcggtccccaagtggaagaggcacatctgcctcaacAGTGCcgacaagtgccacctatcagtgccacctgccagtgctgcccatcactgccacccatcagtgcccatcactgccgcctcatcagcgtacatcaatgaaggagaaaatgacctgttttaaattttttataacaaaatataaaaaaataagacatttaaaaaaaaaaaaaaaaaattcagtttttaacttttttttaacaaaaagtaaaaaccgcagaggtcatcaaataccaccaaaagaaagctctatttgtggggaaaaaaattataaaaatttcatttgggtacagtgttgtatgaccgcgcaattgtcattcaaagtgcgtcagcgctgaaagctgaaaatttgcctggatgggaggggggtttaagtgcccagtaagcaagtggttaaagagtttgaTTGAAGAACTCTGTTTTATAGCTTGATAAATGCTGTATAATCCTAGACTAACATTTTGTGTTCTTTGCTTTTTCAGCGATTGGAAGATTGTGCGAAAAATGTAAGTACTGTAGTCAAGTGTCTCTGACATATGCAAATTGTACACTATACAAGAGGGTCTTTCTTCTGATGTGCTTACACTGCTGCACTTGTGTTGTGCATTGTTGCAGCTAGTTAGAGAAATATCACCCCTTACCTGTTATACTgggttctcttttaaaaaaaaaaaaaaaatgcagacctaGCATTGCCTATCGGTGATCTGCTCTTCAGGTGTCACAGCCTGTGTCCCACACCGCCAGCCTTGATCTCCTCGGCCAGTTGCCTCTTCTGGGTTCATGCAGCCCAGCCCCTGATGATGCAGTGTGGCTCCACCCCCGACCCAACACTTGCCACACTGACAGTTTTATCAACCCGCAATCCTGTGATCTAGGCCTGTGACCAACGTTTTAAAAGAATCACGATTCAGCTTGGCTAAGAGCATTAGATGCACCTTCAAAGCAAAACTGTATTTAATATATTGCTAGCAGGATAGCATACAATTTGTTTGCATTATGCTGCTATCCTTTGTCGTGATTGGGAAAAACCTTAACCGGCCAATACATTTCACTGTATgatactttttataatttttttaaatatttgtatgatAATGATGTTTTCTAAATTTAAAAAGTTGaatttcttcttcttttatttACATTTCTGTGTAggtgatggaaaatgtgtaatatgtGACTCCTATGTACGTCCCTGTACGCTAGTACGCATATGTGATGAGTGTAATTATGGATCTTACCAAGGACGTTGTGTGATTTGTGGTGGCCCCGGCGTGTCAGATGCTTACTACTGCAAGGAGTGCACCATTCAAGAGAAAGATGTAAGCAATTCAGCAGAGAACAATGAGCTTTGGTTTATTGCGCGCTTActgtgcagtttaaccacttaaatacagtgcatgttcaccaccttcctgcccaggccaattttcagcatttagcgctgccacactttgaatgacaattgcgcggtcatacaacactgtactgatatgacattttgatcattttttttcccacaaatagagctttcttttggtggtatttgatcacactgacaattttgaaaaaaacacaattttttttttttttttttttttttactatatcaaatatcccattaaaaaaaaaaaaaaaaaaaaacttttttttcccctcagtttaggccaatatgtattctatgtatttttggttaaaaaaaatcacaataaaagtacattggtttgcgcaaacgttatagcacctacaaaatgggggatatatttaaggtgtggggttttttttttttttgttttttttatttatttccctagtaatggcggcg
This portion of the Aquarana catesbeiana isolate 2022-GZ linkage group LG07, ASM4218655v1, whole genome shotgun sequence genome encodes:
- the PHF5A gene encoding PHD finger-like domain-containing protein 5A translates to MAKHHPDLIFCRKQAGVAIGRLCEKCDGKCVICDSYVRPCTLVRICDECNYGSYQGRCVICGGPGVSDAYYCKECTIQEKDRDGCPKIVNLGSSKTDLFYERKKYGFKKR